From Pseudorca crassidens isolate mPseCra1 chromosome 15, mPseCra1.hap1, whole genome shotgun sequence, one genomic window encodes:
- the NTN3 gene encoding netrin-3, giving the protein MPGWPWGLLLAAGTISAALSPGPPGPADPCHDEGGAPRGCVPGLVNAALGREVLASSTCGRPATRACDASDPRRAHPASLLTSAGGTTSPVCWRSDSLTQVPLNVTLTVPLGKAFELVFVSLRFCSAPPTSVALLKSQDHGRSWTPLGFFSSRCGLDYGRVPAPADGPVGLGPEALCFPEPQAQPDGGGLLAFSVQDGSPPGLDLDSSPVLQDWVTATDIQVVLTRPTMLGDTRDATAMVPYSYSATELQVGGRCKCNGHASRCLLDTQGHLICDCRHGTEGPDCGRCKPFYCDRPWQRATAREAHACLACSCNGHARRCRFNMELYRLSGRRSGGVCLNCRHNTAGRHCHYCQEGFYRDPGRALSDRRACRACDCHPVGAAGKTCNQTTGQCPCKDGVTGLTCNRCAPGFQQSRSPVAPCVKTPVPGPTEESSPVEPQDCNLHCKPARGSYRISLKKFCRKDYAVQVAVRARGEARGSWTRFPVAVLAVFRSSEERARRGSSALWVPARDAACGCPRLLPDRRYLLLGGGPGAAAAGPEGRGPGLSAARGSLVLPWRDAWTRRLRRLQRRERRGRCGAA; this is encoded by the exons ATGCCCGGCTGGCCCTGGGGGCTGCTGCTGGCCGCGGGCACAATCTCGGCCGCGCTGAGCCCGGGGCCGCCGGGGCCCGCCGACCCCTGCCATGACGAGGGGGGCGCGCCCCGCGGTTGCGTGCCCGGCCTGGTGAACGCGGCCTTGGGCCGCGAGGTGCTGGCGTCCAGCACGTGCGGGCGGCCGGCCACGCGGGCCTGCGACGCTTCGGACCCGCGGCGGGCACACCCTGCCAGCCTCCTGACCTCCGCAGGGGGCACCACAAGCCCGGTGTGCTGGCGTTCGGACTCGCTGACGCAGGTGCCCCTCAACGTGACCCTCACAGTGCCCCTCGGCAAGGCTTTTGAGCTGGTGTTCGTGAGCCTGCGCTTCTGCTCTGCACCCCCCACTTCGGTGGCCCTGCTCAAGTCGCAGGACCATGGCCGAAGCTGGACCCCACTGGGCTTCTTCTCCTCCCGCTGTGGCCTGGACTATGGCCGCGTGCCTGCCCCTGCAGATGGCCCAGTTGGCCTGGGGCCCGAAGCCCTGTGCTTCCCtgagccccaggcccagcctgaTGGGGGTGGCCTTCTGGCCTTCAGCGTGCAGGACGGCAGCCCGCCAGGCCTGGATCTGGACAGCAGCCCGGTGCTCCAAGACTGGGTGACCGCCACAGACATTCAAGTAGTGCTCACAAGGCCTACCATGCTGGGGGACACGAGGGACGCCACGGCCATGGTCCCTTACTCTTACTCAGCCACTGAGCTCCAGGTGGGCGGGCGCTGCAAGTGCAATGGGCATGCCTCCAGGTGCCTGCTGGACACCCAGGGCCATTTGATCTGCGACTGCCGGCATGGCACCGAGGGCCCCGACTGCGGCCGCTGCAAGCCCTTCTACTGCGACAGGCCATGGCAGCGGGCCACAGCCCGGGAAGCCCACGCCTGCCTTG CTTGCTCCTGCAATGGCCATGCCCGCCGCTGCCGCTTCAACATGGAGCTGTACCGACTGTCTGGCCGCCGCAGTGGAGGTGTCTGCCTCAACTGCCGGCATAATACTGCCGGCCGGCACTGCCACTACTGCCAGGAGGGCTTCTATCGAGACCCAGGCCGTGCCCTGAGTGACCGCCGCGCTTGTAGGG CCTGTGACTGTCACCCTGTTGGTGCTGCTGGCAAAACCTGCAACCAGACCACAGGCCAGTGTCCCTGCAAGGATGGCGTCACTGGCCTCACCTGCAACCGCTGTGCCCCTGGCTTCCAGCAGAGCCGCTCTCCAGTGGCACCCTGCGTTA AGACCCCTGTCCCTGGACCCACTGAGGAGAGCAGCCCTGTGGAGCCCCAGG ACTGCAACTTGCACTGCAAACCTGCCCGTGGCAGCTACCGCATCAGCTTGAAGAAGTTCTGCAGGAAGGACTACG CGGTGCAGGTGGCGGTGCGCGCGCGCGGCGAGGCGCGCGGCTCCTGGACGCGCTTCCCGGTGGCCGTGCTTGCCGTGTTCCGGAGCAGCGAGGAGCGCGCGCGGCGCGGGAGCAGCGCGCTGTGGGTGCCTGCGCGGGACGCCGCCTGCGGCTGCCCGCGCCTACTACCGGACCGCCGCTACCTGCTGCTGGGGGGCGGACCGGGGGCCGCGGCCGCGGGTCCCGAGGGCCGGGGGCCCGGGCTCAGCGCCGCCCGCGGGAGCCTCGTGTTGCCTTGGCGGGATGCGTGGACGAGGCGCCTTCGGAGGCTGCAGAGGCGCGAGCGGCGGGGGCGCTGCGGGGCGGCCTGA
- the TEDC2 gene encoding tubulin epsilon and delta complex protein 2 isoform X1 — MDTAFTLLAGSSRRLVAELRDALDSCAERQRQLERSLRVSRRLLRAWEPAETLAPEPTPGPETNEEAPSAACIPSPQDLKELELLTQALEKAVRVRKGISKAGEGNKAPSLKSGSIATSPATRASYPPSTSHRAGSRASETEPPRGILQTRVPTKDLPERRLLSVGDQACMGQGAGATKPKSGLRNEQIVLSAASQAPEAFTLKDKGILLQLPEAFRKAASRNSRLWAQLSSTQTSDSVDAATTAKTQFLQKMQTTSGWPGPRLSATEVEAEVRHLQKACLLLRLRMGEELTADPKDWMQEYRCLLTLEELQAIVGQCLHRLRELCTVVEQQLGPWPEGRFPRASLPCGGGADPIWSPQLLLYSSTQELQTLAALRLRVAMLHQQIHLEKVLMAELLPLVSKQEPLGPPWLALCRAVHSLLCEGGQRFLTILREDKPAD; from the exons ATGGATACCGCCTTCACGTTGCTTGCCGGCAGCTCGCGCCG GCTAGTGGCCGAGCTGCGTGACGCCCTGGACTCCTGCGCCGAGCGACAGCGGCAGCTGGAGCGGAGCCTGCGAGTCTCCCGGCGGCTGCTGCGTGCCTG GGAACCAGCCGAGACCCTGGCTCCGGAGCCAACCCCAGGGCCAGAAACTAATGAAGAGGCCCCATCTGCAG CATGCATACCCAGCCCGCAAGACCTCAAGGAGCTGGAGCTTCTGACCCAGGCACTGGAGAAGGCTGTACGGGTGCGAAAAGGCATATCAAAGGCTGGAGAAGGAAACAAGGCCCCCAGCCTGAAGTCTGGATCCATTGCCACTTCCCCTGCCACCAGAGCCTCTTACCCACCCAGCACCTCACACAGGGCTGGCAGCCGTGCATCAGAGACAGAACCTCCCAGGGGCATCCTCCAAACCAGGGTGCCTACCAAGGACCTCCCTGAGCGCAGGCTTCTGTCAGTGGGGGATCAGGCCTGTATGGGGCAAGGGGCTGGAGCCACCAAGCCTAAATCAGGCCTCAGGAACGAACAAATAGTCCTGTCGGCTGCTTCTCAGGCCCCAGAAGCTTTTACACTCAAGGATAAGGG GATCCTGCTGCAGCTGCCTGAGGCCTTCAGGAAAGCGGCTTCCCGGAATTCCCG CCTGTGGGCCCAGCTCAGCTCTACACAGACCAGTGATTCTGTGGATGCTGCTACCACCGCCAAAACGCAGTTCCTCCAGAAAATGCAGACAACT TCAGGCTGGCCTGGCCCCAGGCTCAGTGCCACCGAGGTGGAGGCAGAGGTGCGGCACCTGCAGAAGGCCTGCTTGCTGCTAAGACTTCGAATGGGGGAAGAGCTCACGGCAG ACCCCAAGGACTGGATGCAGGAGTACCGCTGCCTGCTCACCTTGGAGGAGCTGCAGGCCATCGTGGGGCAGTGTCTCCACAGGCTGCGGGAGCTATGCACAG TGGTGGAACAGCAGCTGGGGCCGTGGCCTGAGGGGAGGTTCCCCAGGGCCTCCTTGCCCTGTGGAGGAGGAGCAGACCCTATCTGGAGCCCCCAGTTGCTTCTCTACTCTAGTACCCAGGAGCTGCAGACCCTGGCGGCCCTCAGGCTGCGGGTGGCCATGCTGCACCAGCAGATCCACCTGGAAAAG GTCCTGATGGCCGAACTCCTCCCCCTGGTGAGCAAGCAGGAGCCGCTGGGGCCACCCTGGCTAGCGCTGTGCCGGGCTGTCCACAGCCTGCTCTGTGAGGGAGGCCAGCGCTTCCTCACCATCCTACGAGAAGATAAGCCTGCTGACTGA
- the TEDC2 gene encoding tubulin epsilon and delta complex protein 2 isoform X2, whose product MDTAFTLLAGSSRRLVAELRDALDSCAERQRQLERSLRVSRRLLRAWEPAETLAPEPTPGPETNEEAPSAACIPSPQDLKELELLTQALEKAVRVRKGISKAGEGNKAPSLKSGSIATSPATRASYPPSTSHRAGSRASETEPPRGILQTRVPTKDLPERRLLSVGDQACMGQGAGATKPKSGLRNEQIVLSAASQAPEAFTLKDKGILLQLPEAFRKAASRNSRLWAQLSSTQTSDSVDAATTAKTQFLQKMQTTSGWPGPRLSATEVEAEVRHLQKACLLLRLRMGEELTADPKDWMQEYRCLLTLEELQAIVGQCLHRLRELCTGPDGRTPPPGEQAGAAGATLASAVPGCPQPAL is encoded by the exons ATGGATACCGCCTTCACGTTGCTTGCCGGCAGCTCGCGCCG GCTAGTGGCCGAGCTGCGTGACGCCCTGGACTCCTGCGCCGAGCGACAGCGGCAGCTGGAGCGGAGCCTGCGAGTCTCCCGGCGGCTGCTGCGTGCCTG GGAACCAGCCGAGACCCTGGCTCCGGAGCCAACCCCAGGGCCAGAAACTAATGAAGAGGCCCCATCTGCAG CATGCATACCCAGCCCGCAAGACCTCAAGGAGCTGGAGCTTCTGACCCAGGCACTGGAGAAGGCTGTACGGGTGCGAAAAGGCATATCAAAGGCTGGAGAAGGAAACAAGGCCCCCAGCCTGAAGTCTGGATCCATTGCCACTTCCCCTGCCACCAGAGCCTCTTACCCACCCAGCACCTCACACAGGGCTGGCAGCCGTGCATCAGAGACAGAACCTCCCAGGGGCATCCTCCAAACCAGGGTGCCTACCAAGGACCTCCCTGAGCGCAGGCTTCTGTCAGTGGGGGATCAGGCCTGTATGGGGCAAGGGGCTGGAGCCACCAAGCCTAAATCAGGCCTCAGGAACGAACAAATAGTCCTGTCGGCTGCTTCTCAGGCCCCAGAAGCTTTTACACTCAAGGATAAGGG GATCCTGCTGCAGCTGCCTGAGGCCTTCAGGAAAGCGGCTTCCCGGAATTCCCG CCTGTGGGCCCAGCTCAGCTCTACACAGACCAGTGATTCTGTGGATGCTGCTACCACCGCCAAAACGCAGTTCCTCCAGAAAATGCAGACAACT TCAGGCTGGCCTGGCCCCAGGCTCAGTGCCACCGAGGTGGAGGCAGAGGTGCGGCACCTGCAGAAGGCCTGCTTGCTGCTAAGACTTCGAATGGGGGAAGAGCTCACGGCAG ACCCCAAGGACTGGATGCAGGAGTACCGCTGCCTGCTCACCTTGGAGGAGCTGCAGGCCATCGTGGGGCAGTGTCTCCACAGGCTGCGGGAGCTATGCACAG GTCCTGATGGCCGAACTCCTCCCCCTGGTGAGCAAGCAGGAGCCGCTGGGGCCACCCTGGCTAGCGCTGTGCCGGGCTGTCCACAGCCTGCTCTGTGA
- the TEDC2 gene encoding tubulin epsilon and delta complex protein 2 isoform X4 — MDTAFTLLAGSSRRLVAELRDALDSCAERQRQLERSLRVSRRLLRAWEPAETLAPEPTPGPETNEEAPSAACIPSPQDLKELELLTQALEKAVRVRKGISKAGEGNKAPSLKSGSIATSPATRASYPPSTSHRAGSRASETEPPRGILQTRVPTKDLPERRLLSVGDQACMGQGAGATKPKSGLRNEQIVLSAASQAPEAFTLKDKGILLQLPEAFRKAASRNSRLWAQLSSTQTSDSVDAATTAKTQFLQKMQTTSGWPGPRLSATEVEAEVRHLQKACLLLRLRMGEELTADPKDWMQEYRCLLTLEELQAIVGQCLHRLRELCTVPRSCRPWRPSGCGWPCCTSRSTWKRS; from the exons ATGGATACCGCCTTCACGTTGCTTGCCGGCAGCTCGCGCCG GCTAGTGGCCGAGCTGCGTGACGCCCTGGACTCCTGCGCCGAGCGACAGCGGCAGCTGGAGCGGAGCCTGCGAGTCTCCCGGCGGCTGCTGCGTGCCTG GGAACCAGCCGAGACCCTGGCTCCGGAGCCAACCCCAGGGCCAGAAACTAATGAAGAGGCCCCATCTGCAG CATGCATACCCAGCCCGCAAGACCTCAAGGAGCTGGAGCTTCTGACCCAGGCACTGGAGAAGGCTGTACGGGTGCGAAAAGGCATATCAAAGGCTGGAGAAGGAAACAAGGCCCCCAGCCTGAAGTCTGGATCCATTGCCACTTCCCCTGCCACCAGAGCCTCTTACCCACCCAGCACCTCACACAGGGCTGGCAGCCGTGCATCAGAGACAGAACCTCCCAGGGGCATCCTCCAAACCAGGGTGCCTACCAAGGACCTCCCTGAGCGCAGGCTTCTGTCAGTGGGGGATCAGGCCTGTATGGGGCAAGGGGCTGGAGCCACCAAGCCTAAATCAGGCCTCAGGAACGAACAAATAGTCCTGTCGGCTGCTTCTCAGGCCCCAGAAGCTTTTACACTCAAGGATAAGGG GATCCTGCTGCAGCTGCCTGAGGCCTTCAGGAAAGCGGCTTCCCGGAATTCCCG CCTGTGGGCCCAGCTCAGCTCTACACAGACCAGTGATTCTGTGGATGCTGCTACCACCGCCAAAACGCAGTTCCTCCAGAAAATGCAGACAACT TCAGGCTGGCCTGGCCCCAGGCTCAGTGCCACCGAGGTGGAGGCAGAGGTGCGGCACCTGCAGAAGGCCTGCTTGCTGCTAAGACTTCGAATGGGGGAAGAGCTCACGGCAG ACCCCAAGGACTGGATGCAGGAGTACCGCTGCCTGCTCACCTTGGAGGAGCTGCAGGCCATCGTGGGGCAGTGTCTCCACAGGCTGCGGGAGCTATGCACAG TACCCAGGAGCTGCAGACCCTGGCGGCCCTCAGGCTGCGGGTGGCCATGCTGCACCAGCAGATCCACCTGGAAAAG GTCCTGA
- the TEDC2 gene encoding tubulin epsilon and delta complex protein 2 isoform X3, translating into MDTAFTLLAGSSRRLVAELRDALDSCAERQRQLERSLRVSRRLLRAWEPAETLAPEPTPGPETNEEAPSAACIPSPQDLKELELLTQALEKAVRVRKGISKAGEGNKAPSLKSGSIATSPATRASYPPSTSHRAGSRASETEPPRGILQTRVPTKDLPERRLLSVGDQACMGQGAGATKPKSGLRNEQIVLSAASQAPEAFTLKDKGILLQLPEAFRKAASRNSRLWAQLSSTQTSDSVDAATTAKTQFLQKMQTTSGWPGPRLSATEVEAEVRHLQKACLLLRLRMGEELTADPKDWMQEYRCLLTLEELQAIVGQCLHRLRELCTVPRSCRPWRPSGCGWPCCTSRSTWKRYF; encoded by the exons ATGGATACCGCCTTCACGTTGCTTGCCGGCAGCTCGCGCCG GCTAGTGGCCGAGCTGCGTGACGCCCTGGACTCCTGCGCCGAGCGACAGCGGCAGCTGGAGCGGAGCCTGCGAGTCTCCCGGCGGCTGCTGCGTGCCTG GGAACCAGCCGAGACCCTGGCTCCGGAGCCAACCCCAGGGCCAGAAACTAATGAAGAGGCCCCATCTGCAG CATGCATACCCAGCCCGCAAGACCTCAAGGAGCTGGAGCTTCTGACCCAGGCACTGGAGAAGGCTGTACGGGTGCGAAAAGGCATATCAAAGGCTGGAGAAGGAAACAAGGCCCCCAGCCTGAAGTCTGGATCCATTGCCACTTCCCCTGCCACCAGAGCCTCTTACCCACCCAGCACCTCACACAGGGCTGGCAGCCGTGCATCAGAGACAGAACCTCCCAGGGGCATCCTCCAAACCAGGGTGCCTACCAAGGACCTCCCTGAGCGCAGGCTTCTGTCAGTGGGGGATCAGGCCTGTATGGGGCAAGGGGCTGGAGCCACCAAGCCTAAATCAGGCCTCAGGAACGAACAAATAGTCCTGTCGGCTGCTTCTCAGGCCCCAGAAGCTTTTACACTCAAGGATAAGGG GATCCTGCTGCAGCTGCCTGAGGCCTTCAGGAAAGCGGCTTCCCGGAATTCCCG CCTGTGGGCCCAGCTCAGCTCTACACAGACCAGTGATTCTGTGGATGCTGCTACCACCGCCAAAACGCAGTTCCTCCAGAAAATGCAGACAACT TCAGGCTGGCCTGGCCCCAGGCTCAGTGCCACCGAGGTGGAGGCAGAGGTGCGGCACCTGCAGAAGGCCTGCTTGCTGCTAAGACTTCGAATGGGGGAAGAGCTCACGGCAG ACCCCAAGGACTGGATGCAGGAGTACCGCTGCCTGCTCACCTTGGAGGAGCTGCAGGCCATCGTGGGGCAGTGTCTCCACAGGCTGCGGGAGCTATGCACAG TACCCAGGAGCTGCAGACCCTGGCGGCCCTCAGGCTGCGGGTGGCCATGCTGCACCAGCAGATCCACCTGGAAAAGGTACTTCTAG